One window of Dermacentor andersoni chromosome 7, qqDerAnde1_hic_scaffold, whole genome shotgun sequence genomic DNA carries:
- the LOC126533775 gene encoding AP-4 complex subunit sigma-1-like has translation MKKRRSGIRPAKRHGHCQPSANAAPGCELNEDMYKFLLIANCERRLRYAYYFYPVDKAKRPSLEAALIQKCLSRNQNSCSFFLHGGFNIVYRRTGQLIFVIGTDDDENNLAVYEFVRAFVQVLDAYFSGVTEKKIVAEFYKLHLILQHMVSNGSVSETNVQNVLERLKAFDSA, from the exons ATGAAAAAGCGGCGTTCCGGGATCCGACCTGCGAAACGCCACGGACACTGTCAACCGTCGGCAAACGCGG CCCCTGGATGCGAGTTGAATGAAGACATGTACAAATTCCTGTTAATAGCCAACTGCGAACGGCGACTGCGTTACGCTTACTACTTTTACCCGGTCGACAAAGCGAAAAGGCCTTCGTTGGAAGCCGCACTGATCCAGAAATGTCTTTCCAGAAATCAAAACAGC TGCTCGTTTTTCCTGCACGGTGGCTTCAACATTGTGTACCGCAGGACAGGACAGCTCATTTTCGTCATTGGCACAGACGACGATGAG AACAACCTCGCCGTGTACGAGTTTGTGCGCGCTTTTGTCCAAGTCCTGGACGCCTACTTCTCAGGAGTG ACTGAAAAGAAG ATTGTTGCAGAGTTCTACAAGCTCCACCTCATCCTGCAGCACATGGTCAGCAACGGAAGTGTGTCGGAGACCAACGTACAAAACGTTCTGGAACGGTTGAAAGCTTTCGACAGTGCCTGA